In Aptenodytes patagonicus chromosome 22, bAptPat1.pri.cur, whole genome shotgun sequence, one DNA window encodes the following:
- the RAB7B gene encoding ras-related protein Rab-7b isoform X1, which yields MPRQGLSMDASKKVDLKIIIIGALGVGKTSLLHQYVHKTFYEDYRTTLGASILTKVLAVDNTPLKLQIWDTGGQERFRSMVSTFYKGSDGCMLAFDVTDRESFESLDNWRDDFLEKVIPREQDFPMVVLGNKIDICDRQVPKEIASAWCKEKDIPYFEVSAKNNINVAEAFETLAKQALTTYKGIFESYLTDSIKLTPNDKPKKSCC from the exons ATGCCCCGGCAG GGCCTGTCCATGGATGCCAGCAAGAAGGTGGATCTGAAGATAATTATCATAGGAGCTCTGGG CGTGGGCAAAACCTCCCTCCTGCACCAATACGTGCACAAGACGTTTTACGAAGATTACCGCACCACGCTGGGCGCCAGCATCCTGACCAAAGTCCTTGCGGTGGACAACACTCCCCTGAAACTGCAG ATCTGGGACACGGGGGGACAGGAGCGATTCCGGTCCATGGTGTCGACCTTTTACAAAGGCTCAGACGGCTGCATGCTGGCCTTTGACGTGACGGACAGGGAGTCCTTTGAGTCCCTAGACAACTGGAGAGATGACTTCCTGGAGAAGGTCATTCCAAGGGAGCAAGATTTCCCCATGGTCGTCCTGGGGAACAAAATAGACATCTGCGATCGGCAG GTACCCAAGGAGATTGCCTCAGCCTGGTGCAAGGAGAAAGACATCCCTTATTTTGAAGTCAGCGCCAAGAATAACATCAATGTTGCAGAGGCTTTCGAGACCCTCGCAAAGCAGGCATTAACAACG tATAAAGGGATTTTTGAGAGTTATTTAACCGACTCCATCAAACTTACTCCCAATGACAAGCCcaagaagagctgctgctga
- the RAB7B gene encoding ras-related protein Rab-7b isoform X2 produces the protein MDASKKVDLKIIIIGALGVGKTSLLHQYVHKTFYEDYRTTLGASILTKVLAVDNTPLKLQIWDTGGQERFRSMVSTFYKGSDGCMLAFDVTDRESFESLDNWRDDFLEKVIPREQDFPMVVLGNKIDICDRQVPKEIASAWCKEKDIPYFEVSAKNNINVAEAFETLAKQALTTYKGIFESYLTDSIKLTPNDKPKKSCC, from the exons ATGGATGCCAGCAAGAAGGTGGATCTGAAGATAATTATCATAGGAGCTCTGGG CGTGGGCAAAACCTCCCTCCTGCACCAATACGTGCACAAGACGTTTTACGAAGATTACCGCACCACGCTGGGCGCCAGCATCCTGACCAAAGTCCTTGCGGTGGACAACACTCCCCTGAAACTGCAG ATCTGGGACACGGGGGGACAGGAGCGATTCCGGTCCATGGTGTCGACCTTTTACAAAGGCTCAGACGGCTGCATGCTGGCCTTTGACGTGACGGACAGGGAGTCCTTTGAGTCCCTAGACAACTGGAGAGATGACTTCCTGGAGAAGGTCATTCCAAGGGAGCAAGATTTCCCCATGGTCGTCCTGGGGAACAAAATAGACATCTGCGATCGGCAG GTACCCAAGGAGATTGCCTCAGCCTGGTGCAAGGAGAAAGACATCCCTTATTTTGAAGTCAGCGCCAAGAATAACATCAATGTTGCAGAGGCTTTCGAGACCCTCGCAAAGCAGGCATTAACAACG tATAAAGGGATTTTTGAGAGTTATTTAACCGACTCCATCAAACTTACTCCCAATGACAAGCCcaagaagagctgctgctga
- the CTSE gene encoding cathepsin E has product MEYFGQISIGTPPQNFTVIFDTGSSNLWVPSVYCVSKACATHAKFQPSQSNTYQAIGTPFSIQYGTGSLTGVIGSDQVVVEGLTVSNQQFAESVSEPGKAFLDAAFDGILGLAYPSLAVDGVSPVFDNMMAQNLVELPMFSVYMSTNPDSSLGGELLFGGFDPSRFTGTLNWVPVTQQGYWQIQLDNISLDGTVAFCGNGCQAIVDTGTSLITGPTKDIKELQSYIGAMPVDGEYAMECSNLNMMPSVTFTINGLPYTLSAQAYTLMEYSDGMAFCTSGFQGMDIAPPAGPLWILGDVFIRQFYSVFDRGNNRVGLAPAVP; this is encoded by the exons ATGGAGTATTTCGGGCAGATCTCCATCGGGACCCCTCCGCAGAACTTCACCGTGATATTCGACACGGGCTCCTCCAACCTCTGGGTGCCGTCTGTCTACTGCGTCAGCAAAGCCTGCG CTACACATGCCAAGTTTCAGCCGTCACAGTCCAACACGTACCAAGCAATAGGGACCCCCTTCTCCATCCAGTACGGGACCGGCAGTTTGACGGGGGTCATCGGATCTGATCAAGTAGTT gtCGAGGGCCTCACCGTGAGCAACCAGCAGTTTGCAGAGAGCGTCAGCGAGCCGGGAAAAGCCTTCCTGGATGCCGCATTTGATGGGATCCTGGGGCTGGCTTACCCCTCGCTGGCCGTGGATGGGGTCAGCCCCGTCTTCGACAACATGATGGCACAAAATCTGGTGGAGCTGCCCATGTTCTCCGTCTACATGAGCAC gaaCCCCGACTCCTCCCTGGGAGGAGAGCTGCTCTTTGGTGGCTTTGACCCCTCTCGCTTCACGGGAACCCTGAACTGGGTGCCGGTCACCCAGCAAGGGTACTGGCAGATCCAGCTGGACAA catCAGTCTCGATGGGACAGTGGCTTTCTGCGGGAATGGCTGCCAGGCCATCGTGGACACCGGGACGTCGCTCATCACAGGTCCCACCAAGGATATAAAAGAGTTACAAAGCTATATTGGTGCCATGCCTGTGGATGGAGAG TATGCCATGGAGTGCAGCAACCTCAACATGATGCCCAGCGTGACCTTCACCATCAACGGGCTCCCCTACACGCTCAGCGCCCAGGCCTACACCCTCATG gagTACAGCGACGGCATGGCCTTCTGCACCAGTGGCTTCCAGGGGATGGACATCGCCCCTCCCGCTGGACCCCTCTGGATTTTGGGCGACGTTTTCATCCGTCAGTTTTACTCCGTCTTTGACCGTGGAAATAACAGGGTGGGGTTGGCCCCCGCCGTCCCTTAG
- the RAB7B gene encoding ras-related protein Rab-7b isoform X3, producing MPRQGLSMDASKKVDLKIIIIGALGVGKTSLLHQYVHKTFYEDYRTTLGASILTKVLAVDNTPLKLQIWDTGGQERFRSMVSTFYKGSDGCMLAFDVTDRESFESLDNWRDDFLEKVIPREQDFPMVVLGNKIDICDRQYKGIFESYLTDSIKLTPNDKPKKSCC from the exons ATGCCCCGGCAG GGCCTGTCCATGGATGCCAGCAAGAAGGTGGATCTGAAGATAATTATCATAGGAGCTCTGGG CGTGGGCAAAACCTCCCTCCTGCACCAATACGTGCACAAGACGTTTTACGAAGATTACCGCACCACGCTGGGCGCCAGCATCCTGACCAAAGTCCTTGCGGTGGACAACACTCCCCTGAAACTGCAG ATCTGGGACACGGGGGGACAGGAGCGATTCCGGTCCATGGTGTCGACCTTTTACAAAGGCTCAGACGGCTGCATGCTGGCCTTTGACGTGACGGACAGGGAGTCCTTTGAGTCCCTAGACAACTGGAGAGATGACTTCCTGGAGAAGGTCATTCCAAGGGAGCAAGATTTCCCCATGGTCGTCCTGGGGAACAAAATAGACATCTGCGATCGGCAG tATAAAGGGATTTTTGAGAGTTATTTAACCGACTCCATCAAACTTACTCCCAATGACAAGCCcaagaagagctgctgctga